One segment of Oceanotoga teriensis DNA contains the following:
- a CDS encoding DUF3798 domain-containing protein, which translates to MVFSFSANFHIGVVTGTVSQSEDDLRGAEQLIKEYGDVANGGMIQHVTYPDNFMQEMETTIAQIVGLSDDPLMKAIVVNQAVPGTVEAFRRIKEKRPDIILLAGNPHEDPGMIADAADLSVTPDNVARGYLIVKAAKMLGAEKFMHISFPRHMSYELLSRRRDIMREAAKDLGMEFIDMGSPDPTSDIGIAGAQQFILEKVPAWLDAYGNKTAFFCTNDAHTEPLLKKVSELGGFFVEADLPSPTMGYPGALGIVFTDNEKGNWPAILKKVEKEVVDRGGKNRMGTWAYSFGFTTTAALGEHAINVINKKEELLDFDAVMKSFMKYTPGAGWNGSYYVDADGVDRENFILVYQDTYVFGKGYLGMTSLEVPDKYFGIE; encoded by the coding sequence ATGGTATTTAGTTTTTCGGCAAACTTTCATATTGGGGTTGTAACAGGAACTGTTTCTCAAAGTGAAGATGATTTAAGAGGAGCAGAACAATTGATAAAGGAATATGGTGATGTTGCAAATGGTGGAATGATTCAGCATGTTACATATCCAGATAATTTTATGCAAGAAATGGAAACTACCATAGCTCAAATAGTTGGGCTTTCAGATGATCCTTTAATGAAAGCAATAGTTGTAAACCAAGCTGTTCCAGGAACAGTTGAAGCTTTTAGAAGAATAAAAGAAAAAAGACCTGACATAATATTACTCGCTGGTAATCCTCATGAAGATCCTGGAATGATAGCAGATGCTGCAGATTTATCTGTAACGCCTGACAATGTTGCAAGAGGTTATTTAATCGTAAAGGCTGCAAAAATGCTTGGGGCCGAAAAATTCATGCATATTTCTTTTCCAAGGCATATGAGTTATGAATTATTATCAAGAAGAAGAGACATAATGAGAGAAGCTGCAAAAGATCTTGGAATGGAATTTATAGATATGGGCTCTCCTGATCCTACAAGTGATATAGGTATAGCTGGTGCTCAACAATTTATATTAGAAAAAGTTCCTGCATGGCTTGATGCATATGGAAATAAAACAGCTTTCTTCTGTACAAATGATGCACATACAGAACCTCTTTTAAAGAAAGTTTCTGAATTAGGTGGATTCTTTGTAGAAGCTGATTTGCCTTCTCCAACAATGGGTTATCCCGGAGCATTAGGTATAGTTTTTACGGATAATGAAAAAGGTAATTGGCCTGCAATACTTAAAAAAGTTGAAAAAGAAGTTGTTGATAGAGGCGGAAAAAATAGAATGGGAACTTGGGCATATTCATTTGGATTCACAACAACAGCCGCACTTGGAGAACATGCAATCAATGTAATAAATAAAAAAGAAGAATTATTAGATTTTGATGCTGTAATGAAATCATTCATGAAATATACTCCTGGAGCAGGTTGGAATGGAAGTTATTATGTTGATGCTGACGGAGTTGACAGAGAAAATTTCATACTTGTTTATCAAGACACATATGTTTTCGGTAAAGGTTATTTAGGAATGACAAGCTTAGAAGTTCCAGATAAATATTTTGGAATAGAATAA